The Desulfobulbus propionicus DSM 2032 DNA segment CTCAAGATTGACCCGCCGCAGGGTAAAGCCGCAGTCCTGGGCAGCGGTAAATGCGGCGGCCTGGTCACGGTCGGCAAAGTAGAGGGTCTGCATCCCTTCTCCGTTCATCTGATCCACGGCCCAGTGGCCCAGGCGGGCCATCAAGTGTTGGGGGTTATCCAGGGCAACGATCCTGCCCTGGTCGAGAAAGGCCACCCGACCGGCGAGGAATTCCGCCTCCTCGATGTAATGGGTGGTGAGAAAGATGGTGGCCCCATCCTGCTGCACCCGCTTGATCAGCGCCCAGATGCGGCGGCGAATCCCCGGATCCAGGCCAACGGTGGGTTCGTCCAGAAAGAGGATCTTTGGTTCGTGCATCAGCGCCCGGGCGATCATCAACCGCCGCTTGAGCCCGCCGGAGAGCTGTTTGACCAGCGAATCCGCCCGGTCGAGCAGCTCGACATAGCTCAGCAACTCCTCGATCTTCTGCCGGCGGCGGCGTGCATCCATGGCAAAGAGCCGGCCGTGAAGGTCGAGGTTCTCGCGCACGCTCAACTCGCTGTCCAGGTTGATATGCTGGGTGACCAGCCCGCACTGCCGCTTGGCAGCCTGTGCGTCGGTGACAATGTCGTGACCGCCCAGGGTCACCCGCCCGCAGCCGATACGGGTCAGACCGGTGAGGATGCGGATGGTGGTGGTTTTGCCGGCACCGTTGGGACCGAGAAAAGCAAACAGCTCGCCCGCGTCCACCGAGAGATCGATGCCGTCCACGGCCTTGACCTTGCCGTAGAATTTCTGCAGTTGGTTGATGTGGATCATGAGTGTTTATGGGGTTTGTACGTTTTCTTGGAGAAAAGGAGATCCCTCACCTGCGTTCGGGATGACATCCGGGAGTTGACCAAGCTGTCTAATGGCCGCGCTTCCTCTGTCATGTCGAGCGCAGCGAGAAATCTCCCCGTTCAAAGCCATCACTGCCCGGCCAGTGCCCGTTTACGCAGGGCCTGGACATTATCGGCGATCTCCATCAGCGGTTGCCGCCGTACCCGGTGCGGCAGGACCAGTTCGGCGCTGGCGCTGATGTCTGCCGATTCGACCTTGGTACGGCCGTCCAGGGCCGCCAGGGTCTTGGCGGTCTTGAGCATGATGATGTCGCCGCGATGCCCGTCCACCCCAACTTCCAGGCAGGTTTGCGCGATTTCGAACAGCAGCGGCCGCTGCACCTCAACCTGCGGGTAGAGGGCGCGGGCGATGAGCAAGCGGTCGGCCAGGGCCTCGGACTCGGCGATCCAGCGGGCGGCAAAGCCCTCCGGATCGAGATCAAAGGCAGCCCGCCGCTCCATGATCGTCACCCGGTCTTCCGCCCGGTGAATCCCCTCAATGTTAACGCAGAGACCGAAGCGGTCGAGCAACTGCGGCCGCAGCTCTCCTTCTTCCGGGTTCATGGTCCCCACCAGGGTGAAACGGGCCGGATGGGAAAAGGAGACCCCCTCACGCTCGATGGTGTTGACGCCCATGGCAGCGGAATCGAGCAGCACATCCACCACATGGTCATCGAGCAAGTTGACCTCATCGACATAGAGGATGTTGCGGTGTGCCTGG contains these protein-coding regions:
- a CDS encoding ABC transporter ATP-binding protein, whose amino-acid sequence is MIHINQLQKFYGKVKAVDGIDLSVDAGELFAFLGPNGAGKTTTIRILTGLTRIGCGRVTLGGHDIVTDAQAAKRQCGLVTQHINLDSELSVRENLDLHGRLFAMDARRRRQKIEELLSYVELLDRADSLVKQLSGGLKRRLMIARALMHEPKILFLDEPTVGLDPGIRRRIWALIKRVQQDGATIFLTTHYIEEAEFLAGRVAFLDQGRIVALDNPQHLMARLGHWAVDQMNGEGMQTLYFADRDQAAAFTAAQDCGFTLRRVNLEDAFLSLTGKKVVS
- a CDS encoding ATP-binding protein, whose protein sequence is MNNRPIYPFTAIVGQEKMKLALMLNVVNPGLSGVLIRGEKGTAKSTAVRALADILPEIAVFSEDPFQLDPESELDVFTEIRLLTQGHPPEACPEVSKRKVRVVELPVGATEDRVVGTLDLEHALKKGEKRIEPGILAQAHRNILYVDEVNLLDDHVVDVLLDSAAMGVNTIEREGVSFSHPARFTLVGTMNPEEGELRPQLLDRFGLCVNIEGIHRAEDRVTIMERRAAFDLDPEGFAARWIAESEALADRLLIARALYPQVEVQRPLLFEIAQTCLEVGVDGHRGDIIMLKTAKTLAALDGRTKVESADISASAELVLPHRVRRQPLMEIADNVQALRKRALAGQ